The Meiothermus ruber DSM 1279 genome includes the window CTTTACCCACTCATACCCGCTGCCACAAGCATACCAGACTCAAGGTAGGGGGGTTTTGGGTGGGGCGGTCGATCCCCGCACCACCAGCCGGCTGGGAAATTCCAGCAGTTGGTCTCGCACCGGGTTGCCCTCGATGGCCTCGAGCAACAAGCGCACCGAGGCCTCGGCGATATCGCCAATCGGATGGGCCACCGTGGTAAGCCCTGGTGGGATCAGGCTGGCCAGCGGGCTATCGTCGAAACCGGCAATGGAAAGATCCGCCGGTACCTGCAACCCGCGCTCCTGTGCAGCTTCCATCACCCCAAAGGCCATCAGGTCGCTACCGGCAAAAATGGCCGTGGGCGGTGAGGGCAGCCCAAGCAGCGCTCGAGCCCCCTCCAGGCCCTTTCTTCGGGTAAAGTCGCCCGGCTGTACCAGGGCCTCATCCCATAGACCCGCCGCCCGCATCACCTCCCGGTAGGCTCGGTAGCGCTCCTTCGCCTGCCCTGAGTGCTCCGCCCCACCAATAAAGCCAATCCGCCGGTGGCCCAGCGCAAGCAGGTGGTGCAGGAGCGCCACGGTGCCCTCGTAGTTCTCACCCCGCACCACCGGAAGGTGGGTGGCTCCGCCAAAGTAGTTGATCAGCACAATGGGCACCTGGCTTTGCTCGAGCGTACTTAGAAATTCACCAGCGCCAACCGGCACCACCAGCAACAACCCGTCGGCCATACCACCCAGCAAACTCTGAATGCGCTCACGCTCCCGCTGTGGGTCTCGAGATGTGGTGAACAAGCCCAGGTCGTAGCCGCACCGGCCCGCCGCATCGGCGGCGGCTCGAGCCAGTTCTGCAAAGTAGGGGCTGACCAGCTCTGGCACCACCATTCCCAAGATGCGGGTGGCCCCCCCCCTGAGCCGGCGCGCCGCGGTGTTGGCCACATACCCCAGCAAGGCCGCCGCCCGCTGCACCTTTTCCTGGGTCTCCGGGGAAATGTGCCCTTTGCCGTTCAAAACCTTCGA containing:
- a CDS encoding LacI family DNA-binding transcriptional regulator; this translates as MRRRARTTLVDVARLAGVSAVTVSKVLNGKGHISPETQEKVQRAAALLGYVANTAARRLRGGATRILGMVVPELVSPYFAELARAAADAAGRCGYDLGLFTTSRDPQRERERIQSLLGGMADGLLLVVPVGAGEFLSTLEQSQVPIVLINYFGGATHLPVVRGENYEGTVALLHHLLALGHRRIGFIGGAEHSGQAKERYRAYREVMRAAGLWDEALVQPGDFTRRKGLEGARALLGLPSPPTAIFAGSDLMAFGVMEAAQERGLQVPADLSIAGFDDSPLASLIPPGLTTVAHPIGDIAEASVRLLLEAIEGNPVRDQLLEFPSRLVVRGSTAPPKTPLP